A region of the Desulfobacter postgatei 2ac9 genome:
TGTCTGCATTCAGGACCAATGAAAAGTGGCAGGCCCTCACCGTTGACTGGGGCAGCGACATTAAAAGCCTGCCCGATTATCTGGAGCATCTGAGCCAGCTTGAAAAGGAGGGATTGCCCCATCTGGTGGATCAGTTTGTCCTGCGGCTGAACAAACACGCCACCCAGTCCCTGGCCAATATCAGTGCCAAGCTGGCATCTGAGCGGGACGAGATCCTTGAACGGATTGAAACCATCAACGAGGTACTCAGGCGGACGGAATTCATGGCCGGCTCCTATCTCAGGCTCGGGGCGGCCAGGGAGAGATACCCCCATGTGATTGATTTTGAAAACCAGCTCAGACAGGTGTTGAGCCAGGTCACCCGCAATGACCATGAAGTCAGGTATCTTAAACTTGCCCAGGTGGTTGAGATTCTGGACAAGGCCAGTGCGCCGGGAACCTCGGGCAACCTGGAGAGCCAGCGGCTTCTTGATCCCCGCTACCAGATGTCCTTTTATGCCGAGGAGATTGATGCGGCAACCAGGGAGGTGCGTGATGTTTTGCGCTCCTCCAGCGGTAAATCCGGCGGAGAAAAAGAGTCCTTTGCCGGCACCATTGTGGCAGCCAGTCTGGCCTATGTATTAACACCAGATGGGCAGGATCGGCCCGTGTACTGCACGGTTTTTCTTGACGAGGCATTTTCCAATACGGCCGAAGCTGTTAGCCGGCGGGTGCTGCGGGTGTTCCGGGAGCTGGATGTGCATATCAACCTGATCACCCCGTATAAAAATTTAAATCTGGCCCGGGAGTCAGCCCGCTCTCTTATTATCGTGGAAAAAGACCCGGAACACCATGACAGCAGGTTCTGCGAGGTCACCTGGGAGGAGATCGACCGGATGAATGAAGAAAGGGCACAGCAACTGGCAGCCGAGGCCGAGGCACTGGGCATTGAGATTGAGCCTTTGGGCGGGGAGATACCATGACGCCCGGATGGGGGATGCTGCCGGATCATGCGGTGCAGCTGATCAAAAAGCGGGAATGGGATCACTGGGCACATCTTAAAGCACGGCTCTCCGGTGAAAAAAAATTCCCCATCCGGCTGGGACTGAAACCGCCGGACGGCAAAAAGGCTGTGGCGGATATGGCCCATTACCTGGCCTTTGTAAATGCCTGGAAGGCCTTTCCCTTTCAGGAGATGGTTCAGTGGGAACCCCGCAATTTCCAGACGCTTCCAGGCCAAACCATTCCCGCGGCGCTTGTTATCTCCTCCATCCAGGATCTGGCCGAACTTATGGGGAAAAAGGGGGAGGCCCGTGTCGGGCTGTGGGAAAACAACATGAGGCCCATCCTGGAGGTCGGCTCAGCACTTTCTCCGCCAAACCCTCTGTATCCTGTACTGGTCCGCCGCCTTGATCTCATTGAGAAACTCTCTTGTGCCGATACCCGTATGCTGGCTGATCTGCTTCCCCAACTCACCCCCGGCATGGGGAAAGGCTTTTATCTGCGCGCACTCCCGGTCACCGGGGTGGACACCAAGTTTATCGAAACTCATAAACTGATTATTGAAGAGCTGCTTGATGTACTCCATGGCGGGGCAGTCACCGCGACCGGCGGGCTTCTGCCCTGGTTGGACTGCATGCCCCGGCCTGCGGGGTGGCTTATGATTCGCCCTCTGGACAAGTCCACCCGAAATGCCCTGGGCGGCCTGTCCATTCTGAAATTGCCGTATATGACGCTTTTGACCTATGAACTGCCGGCAGAACATATCCTTGTGGTGGAAAACATTGAGCCCGGACTTGCCCTGCGGCCCATGGAAGATACCATTGCCGTCATCGGCGGCGGCAAAAATGTGGCCTGGATGGATGCGGTCTGGCTGAAAGAAAAGCATGTGGGATACTGGGGGGACATTGACACCTGGGGGCTCTGCTTTTTAAGCGATGCCAGAAGCAAAGTGAAACATTTATCCGCCCTGATGATGGATAAAGAGACCCTGCTGGCCCACGAATCGCGGATGAGTTTAGAGCGCCAGCCGGCGCCCTCTTTGCCTCAATATTTAACCGAAGATGAGATTGCGCTGTTCCAGGATCTGAACTCCGGAACGTTTCAGTCAAACCGTCTGGAGCAGGAACGCATCTGTGCGGATTATATCCGCAGTGCATTGACTCGCTGGCACATTTCTTAACGCGACCGCGGTTATCATCACTTTAGGGCGCAAACAGCTGATCGGAAGTGGGTTATGTACCTTAAATAGTCCCGGGATGAAGTTGAAGCCAAATTCAAAGGCATCATGCAAAGCATCCACCACGCCTGCCTGGATGTGGCTGAAGCGTACGGAACCCCCGGCAATTACCTGAACGGTGCCAATATCGCAGGGGTTGTCAAGGTGGCGGACGCCATGATGGATCAGGGTATTGTCTGATCTATACGGTTATCAGGACGACAGCACTTTTCGGCAGGCAAAGGAAAAATCTTCTGGATAGCATCCGGCGATAAAACGCATCTGGGCCTCGGAAAAGGTGCCCGGCGCATAGGGCAGACGCGGGATAAACGAGTAGACAAGGTGCTGCTCGGTGACCGGGCTGTTAAACCGGCCTGAAAATTCCACGCTTGTGACCATCTGTGCGCCCAATGTTTCCAGGGTCTGGACGGCTATACGGATGCCGGTGTCCAGGGCATTGCGGGTTGCGGTGTCGGCGGAAAGCACATGGGGGCAGGGGGCTTTGGTCATCAGCATCAGCTCCCATTCACTGACCTGGGCCTTGGGGGCAAACAGCATGACTTTGTCGTTTTCCCAGACGACCAAATCATTGGGACCGTCCGGGTTCATGTCTGTTCGCTGATTGTTTTTAATGGCCTTGATAAAGGCGGTAAAAAAATTTGTGTTGTAGGCGGCTTTATAATCCCGGATAAAGTCAGCCACAAGATCCCCGCAGGAAAAACAGGGATAACGGTTGCCGTCGCTATCCAAGATGCTTTCCGGAATCATGGCGTTCTGCTGGTGGATCATCTGGTGGGAGGCATGCAGCCGGTGTCCGGACTGGGCAAACCCGAATCCGAAATTCCATCCCCATAACGCCCCTGTAAAAAAGGGAGACTCACTGTCCAATGGGCTGCGGTCCCCCGATAGCAGGGCATCCGTGATTTCCATGCGCAGTGCCTCAAGTTCATCTGTTGAGAGAGGCCGGCCGGTTGCCGGCAGCGTCACGCCCAGCATCTGGGCAAGGCGTACATAGATGCGCTGGTAATACAGATGCCGGATACCTGCCATGTCAGACGGGGTCAGGTCATTGGCCCGGTAGCGGATTTGGTCATTGGCCATGTTAGTGGCATAATGGCCCCAGGGAATGTATGAGTTAGCCCGCATATATTCAAAAACATGGGTGTTATTCAGGCTTTCTCCCACAATGGGGCTGTCCCCCTGAATGCCGGGTTTGAGGACCATCACCTCTTTATAAACATCGGGCAGGGCCGGGTTGTTGCCAAGCACATCATAAAGATCATGGTCGTGGATGACCGGGAAGAGCCAGCCTTGATTGTTCTTTCCAAAGGAAAGACCCGTGGGCGGATGGTCCTTACCATTATCATATACAAAATCGCAGGCAAGGCCGGCAAGTGCACAAAGCTCCTCCGGGTCCGTGGACGCCTGGGCCAGTGCCAGTTTCAGGGGGCGGGGAAGCAGTTCCAGCATCTGGGTCACAGTATTCCGCTGCACGCCTTTTCCCTTTTGCCACTGTTTCAGACAAGCGCTTAAGGAGCAGTCCGACCGGGCCGGAAGGCATATGGTATCGGGACGTTTCGCCTTGCGGTCCGCCCAGTCCGAATTGATAAAGGTGCTGCCCCGGAATGGAAACGCATTGGCGATTTCATAAATTCGGTCATCCATGCTTGCCTGGACCTGCCCCTGGGGATAATTCTGCAGGTTTTTCACAGGCCTGCCATCAGGAAGGCGGCCAAGCACATCGTCAGTGCTATTTTGCCTGAAATTATCCACATCAAATCCAGGTTTGTGGATTCCCACTACAAATTGCCCCTGGGGGGTGACGCAGGTTCTGGGCGTTTTCATCTACATCTCCGGGGCTTTGGAAGGAACCAGGCACAGAAAGGCAAGATGTCCGTCCGAGCTGTTTTTTATCTGGTGATCAACATTGGGGGGGACATAAACTGCGGTTCCCTGGGAAATGTCATGCCACTGATCCCCGAGAAGGACCTCGCCTTTGCCCTCAACCACATAAATTTCATGTTCCCAGTCATGGGTATGCCTGGGGGCATGACCGCCGGCTTCAACGTCAAATCTTCTCATGCAGAAATTGGGGGCGCCGTCATCCTTGCCGATGAGTACCCGTCCCGTAACACGTTTGACCATGTCGTTGTTCATTTTTGTGCCGGAAATATCTGTATAGTGTGTTGCTTTCATTTTATCTCCTTTAAAACGGCGCTGTCCTGCCGGTTTGGTAATGACTTATGTCTGAATTTAAGAGCCTGGGTCGTAATTGTCAATGCCTGTTCCTGCGCCGGATTTGTCCCGGACCGACCTGCCGGGATCGGACAGCTTTTGAATCAGCCGGTCTGTTTCTGCTTCCAATATTGCCAAATCATTACCGGAAATGGGCCGGGGTCCAAAACGAAGCTGTTTGTGAATCCGGATAACAGTCATAAGGGATGGGATATCCTGCGGGGAAAAGGTTTTTTCTTTGATGCGAATGAAAAATTGTTCATAGGTTTCATGGGGTTTTCTTTCAAACCCGGAACGGGCAAGTTTTTTTTCTAATTTTCGGATATAGAAGTCAGGATGATGGTTAAAAGGCGCAGATGGATAATGGTCTTGTTCATGAAGATTGCTTTTTTCGCAATACCGCAAAACTCACCCTCAAATTTGTTTTTCCATGGTAAAATCAAAACCTGGTACATTTTTTGATATGCTATTTTTGTTAAAAAGAACAACAATATAATTATTAAGCAATTAGTATGCCTATAAAAACAAATATAACTTTAAAGGTGGGTTTTGCGGTATTGCCAAACATGTGTCCTGAGAATGGATCTAAATTCAATGTTTCACTTACAAGTACGGATAACCCATCAATGGATTTGCCCATATCAGTGCTCCCAAGTGCAATATGAATTTTTAAATTCTGGGTGGGAGAAAACATCAGCACCTCCCCAATACTTGGAGCACCTGGGCCAGGGTTGTCTGGGAAAATCGATCCGGTATTTCGATCTGAAATCGGTTATCTATATTCAGCCTTAATCCTTTTTGCTCAGAAAGGTTTAGAACCTGGGTGCTTTGTGTTGAATGGAGCTGAACGAATTCTGGAAAAAGGGTCTGGTTTTTGAATTTGCTTTTCCAGTATGTAAAATGGAGCGCAGGCGCTTGATCAGTAATCGTCAAAATTTACGGGTTTCGGGCAATATGATAAGACATGTGATCAAAAAAAACATTGACAATGACGGTGGTTTTGGGTATTGTTCGGCGTTCATTTGATGGGCCATTAGCTCAATTGGTAGAGCAACTGACTCTTAATCAGTAGGTCCTGGGTTCGATTCCCCGATGGCCCACCACCACAGCAATAAGGCTTTCAGCGGTTTTTCGTTGGAAGCTTTTTTGCTTTTGTTTCCGGTTTGCCGCCACATAGCCCCCACTTTTTTATCCCTGTGGGTTAAAAATTCTTTTACGGCCCCCAATTTTTTATTATAATTAGACTTTCCTAACTATTTAGGTAAAAAGAGGTGTTTATGGGTGGGCTTGGTTCAGGACGGCTTTTAAGATTCACCACGAAATCAACAGGGGCGCATTCCCATTTTCCCGGTTTTAAAAAAGTCTGTCTTTTAGTGCACAATGGTTCGGACAAATTTAGGCGCTAATAGCGCCGTAGTTTATAAGTTCCTCGTATTGAGGCGTATTTTTTATAAAGATAGGGTTCAAATCTAAGTGTGAAATAAATCGGTCCAGCAGGTGTTCATTGAAATAACGGGCCTTCCAGGATGCGATCGAACAGACTTTGGAATTAGAATTTTCAGCTTGTTCACGCTCCTGCTTTTTCAACAAATTGAGTGTGGTTAAAGATGCATTGAAATGGAAATTTAAAGCTTCTTTGCTTCTGGCTTGGCAATCAGTGAGTCCGGTAAACTGCTTGGCGTCTCGAAAGATAAACTCAATCTGAAAACGAGCTCGATACATATTAAAAATATCTACTGGATCCAGGGTCAAATCGATTGAAAAAAATAAGGCATAACGATATTTTTTAGAATTTCGTTGATCCAGCAGATAAACGACTCTCAGGTTGCGTTTAAAATGGGGAGAATTCAGATCTGCAGTATACAGACTGACACCCGGTTCAATTTCACTGACCAATTGCCATCGAGAAAGATCCTCATATTTGACTTTGCCGTCATATTTTTTCTTGGCCCCTTTTCTTTTCTCATGTGGCCCCTTGTAGAGATAACGAAGATTTGCATCGTCTCTCAGACGGCCAACTTGATGAAAGCCCAGTCCGACAAGACCATCGATAAAGCGGGTTTTACTGTAAAATCCATCAGTGGCAATATAAAGGATACAATGGGCACACAGGTAATTCTGGTTACGTTGAATTTGCTGCAGGTAAAAATCAATTCGATTTTCCTCTTTTTTGCCAATTTCACTGCCGGAAGGTGTCTGCTCAACAGAAAGATTGTAGGCGGTATTATAGTCCAGATCAACAATTGCCAATGATGATATTTCCTGCCCCTTTTTTGATTTGCCGACAACTCCACTCCAAAAATAGTCGATCCCATAACTGTGTTTCCCACTTTTGGGTACAAACGAAGCATCAATTGCTGCCATCTTCTTGTTTGCTTCAGGTATGGTTTCCAAAATCAACCGGTGATTCAATTCGGTAAAATCGAATGGCTTTTTGAAGTTCCTTGAAAAACTTTTTTCATGGAGAATACTGTAACGACTCATGTTGCGGTAATTCATTCGGCCCCGGAGGATCATTATTGTTGAAAATAAGATCAACAAGAACTTCAGTTGCGGTTTAGGGATAGACATTTGAGATAAAATAAGTTTTATTGTCTCCATAGGGTTCTCCTTAGTTGATATGAAAATTTTACTTCGCAATAAAACTTTCTCAATTTTGGAGAACTCTTGTCTACCTTTTTTTACAAGACTACGCTAAAAACTGTCCGAACTATTGGGTGATTAGAATTATCAGGATTTTCTAAATTTCCAGTTTGCCAAGAATACTTTCCTGAATCCAAATCCGTTTTTGAAAAAAGCAATTCGTCTGGAATATCAAATAAATTTTTACTTTTTATAAAATCAAGAAACTGGAACGGATTCACTTTAAGATGGGCATAACAATAATACCAACAGTTAGAAATTGTTTTTTCCATATCACTGTTTTTGTATTGTGAGATTTTTTCTTTATAATCACCTTCAACTGGCAAAGAAGTATTCAAACTCCTGGTGACTATTTGATATTTTTTCGAGTTTTGCAAAAATTCAATATCGAACAATAGAATAGATATTCCTATCGACCTTTGGCCTATTTCATTCGGTGCAATTAACAGCCGTAACCCCTCATCAAGTGTCCAGTAATCCAACTTTTTAAAATGTTGGTATCTGTCTATTCCCTCACAGGCATGTTCATATTCTTCAATCCGTCTTTCAAGCAGTTCCTGCTTTGTAATTTTCGGCATTTCATCTCTCCTACAAGATATCTGATTTTTGAGCCTGGGAAAGGTGGTTCAGGATTACCCCCGGTTCAATCCAGGGAGCGACCCCGAATCTATCCCAGGAAAATGGAATTATTCAAAGGCGTTCCGGTTTATACCGGATTGCCTGATAATGGAAAGCAGGGTCCCTTTTTTTAGTTCTTTATGATCTGGCACCGGAACGGTGATGGTGGACCCCTCAATTTTCTTTTGCATAATCACATGGCTGCCCCGTCTGCGGATCTCTGCAAAACCATTGGCAGATAATATTGAACAGGCTTCTTTTCCAGATAAGACCCGCAGCTTAACCAACGGCAACCTCCATCTGGGTGATATAAATTTCCTCTTTAAGCCGGGTCTCTATTTCGCCCGGGGATGCGCATTCAAAAAATAGTTCAAGGGCTTCCTGCAGATTTTCCCTTGCTTCGGCAACGGTTTCCCCCTGACTGGCTATGTCGAGTTCAGGGCATAAGGAAACATAACCGGTTCCCTCTTTTTCAATGATTGCGGTCAAGAATCTTTTCATGAGACATCCTTTATTCATTGGGTCATATATTTTTTCTCAAAACAATTATTTCATATTCACAACGTTATTTCTTGCGATTTTCTCAACCTCGTCTTTCTTATTGAAAACCTTCTCCATGGTTGTAGCCGCTTTTTTGTTCCGGCCTGGTGCAAGGTGGGCGTATCGTTCAGTCATGGTCAAGGAAGCATGGCCCAGCAATTCCTTGACTTCATAAAGGCTTATGCCTTCCATAACCAGCCATGACGCGAAGGTATGGCGCAGAGTGTGAAATGTAACCCGTTGCCGCCGGTCCTCAATGCCGTTATTTAGCCCGGCTTCGGATACTGACCTGGGGAACGATTTTGAAATTTGTTTCCTTGTCCCGCCGGTTTTTCGGTCTGGAAAAACAAGGTCTTGTTTTTCGCCCTGGTATTTTGCCACAAAAAAGGACTGAATGTCTGCTGTCATTGATAGGGTTCTGGTCTTACTGGATTTTGTATCCAACAGGGGTATAAGGCCATGGTCGAGATCAACGTCATTCCAGGCAAGTGAAAAGATTTCACCGGCTCTTAATCCACAGTGCAGGGATAGCAGTGCCATTTCGTATGTTTCCGGACTTTTTTTTTGAAGGATTTCCAATAGGGCGTGAGCTTCAGCATGGGACAGAAATCTGACCCGCTTATTATCGTATTTGGGCTTTTTCACCCTTGTGGTGGGTATGTCCCCATGGAAATATTTCAACCGTTCAGCATGACGGAATATTTGCCCCAGGGTGGTTAAAGTGTATTCAATTGTGCGTGGAGACTTCCGGGCAGTGGTCATTTCCTTTTTCAACCGTTCCAGGTCAAAGG
Encoded here:
- a CDS encoding cupin domain-containing protein; its protein translation is MKATHYTDISGTKMNNDMVKRVTGRVLIGKDDGAPNFCMRRFDVEAGGHAPRHTHDWEHEIYVVEGKGEVLLGDQWHDISQGTAVYVPPNVDHQIKNSSDGHLAFLCLVPSKAPEM
- a CDS encoding DUF3322 domain-containing protein, which translates into the protein MTPGWGMLPDHAVQLIKKREWDHWAHLKARLSGEKKFPIRLGLKPPDGKKAVADMAHYLAFVNAWKAFPFQEMVQWEPRNFQTLPGQTIPAALVISSIQDLAELMGKKGEARVGLWENNMRPILEVGSALSPPNPLYPVLVRRLDLIEKLSCADTRMLADLLPQLTPGMGKGFYLRALPVTGVDTKFIETHKLIIEELLDVLHGGAVTATGGLLPWLDCMPRPAGWLMIRPLDKSTRNALGGLSILKLPYMTLLTYELPAEHILVVENIEPGLALRPMEDTIAVIGGGKNVAWMDAVWLKEKHVGYWGDIDTWGLCFLSDARSKVKHLSALMMDKETLLAHESRMSLERQPAPSLPQYLTEDEIALFQDLNSGTFQSNRLEQERICADYIRSALTRWHIS
- the tnpB gene encoding IS66 family insertion sequence element accessory protein TnpB codes for the protein MFSPTQNLKIHIALGSTDMGKSIDGLSVLVSETLNLDPFSGHMFGNTAKPTFKVIFVFIGILIA
- a CDS encoding tyrosine-type recombinase/integrase, whose translation is MSDVRTKVEEEKQQEQARQEQKEKDNISLSTYFDEIYYPAIIQAKTKTAVTEEQLFRLWIKTTMGDKPLKEISAFDLERLKKEMTTARKSPRTIEYTLTTLGQIFRHAERLKYFHGDIPTTRVKKPKYDNKRVRFLSHAEAHALLEILQKKSPETYEMALLSLHCGLRAGEIFSLAWNDVDLDHGLIPLLDTKSSKTRTLSMTADIQSFFVAKYQGEKQDLVFPDRKTGGTRKQISKSFPRSVSEAGLNNGIEDRRQRVTFHTLRHTFASWLVMEGISLYEVKELLGHASLTMTERYAHLAPGRNKKAATTMEKVFNKKDEVEKIARNNVVNMK
- a CDS encoding DUF4129 domain-containing protein, which gives rise to MRYCEKSNLHEQDHYPSAPFNHHPDFYIRKLEKKLARSGFERKPHETYEQFFIRIKEKTFSPQDIPSLMTVIRIHKQLRFGPRPISGNDLAILEAETDRLIQKLSDPGRSVRDKSGAGTGIDNYDPGS
- a CDS encoding type II toxin-antitoxin system HicB family antitoxin, which translates into the protein MKRFLTAIIEKEGTGYVSLCPELDIASQGETVAEARENLQEALELFFECASPGEIETRLKEEIYITQMEVAVG
- a CDS encoding type II toxin-antitoxin system HicA family toxin, with amino-acid sequence MVKLRVLSGKEACSILSANGFAEIRRRGSHVIMQKKIEGSTITVPVPDHKELKKGTLLSIIRQSGINRNAFE
- a CDS encoding transposase, producing the protein METIKLILSQMSIPKPQLKFLLILFSTIMILRGRMNYRNMSRYSILHEKSFSRNFKKPFDFTELNHRLILETIPEANKKMAAIDASFVPKSGKHSYGIDYFWSGVVGKSKKGQEISSLAIVDLDYNTAYNLSVEQTPSGSEIGKKEENRIDFYLQQIQRNQNYLCAHCILYIATDGFYSKTRFIDGLVGLGFHQVGRLRDDANLRYLYKGPHEKRKGAKKKYDGKVKYEDLSRWQLVSEIEPGVSLYTADLNSPHFKRNLRVVYLLDQRNSKKYRYALFFSIDLTLDPVDIFNMYRARFQIEFIFRDAKQFTGLTDCQARSKEALNFHFNASLTTLNLLKKQEREQAENSNSKVCSIASWKARYFNEHLLDRFISHLDLNPIFIKNTPQYEELINYGAISA